The proteins below are encoded in one region of Longimicrobiaceae bacterium:
- a CDS encoding AraC family transcriptional regulator, whose translation MDTSPVRSAEQEALPPSSSAVDESRTSRLIEATGRHAHDTLQVAWVRSGAGVVYQGGEAHAVRAGSLIVIPPGEMHFGRSVGREGWEYTLFNPPPALLAEVGADAELRGDCAQPDFDWVVSEDRAVVEPFALWAQSASWRACALVRESLMHEALAGLLARSVRARGLPRCGPAPRAIRSAVEYLEQRSAEKVALDDLARAARLSKYHLVRAFKREVGLTPHAYHIHLRVARAMRLLRDGRSISAAAFGSAFAAQSHLHSHFRRLLGVTPGEYLREQHS comes from the coding sequence ATGGACACGAGTCCGGTACGCAGCGCGGAGCAGGAGGCATTGCCCCCCTCCTCGTCCGCGGTGGATGAGAGCCGTACGAGCCGCCTGATCGAGGCCACCGGCCGGCACGCGCACGACACCCTGCAGGTCGCCTGGGTGCGGAGCGGCGCGGGGGTGGTCTACCAGGGGGGAGAGGCGCACGCGGTGCGGGCGGGGAGCCTGATCGTGATCCCGCCCGGGGAGATGCACTTCGGCCGCTCGGTGGGCCGGGAGGGTTGGGAGTACACGCTGTTCAACCCGCCTCCCGCACTGCTCGCGGAGGTCGGCGCCGACGCGGAGCTTCGCGGCGACTGTGCCCAGCCGGACTTCGACTGGGTGGTGAGCGAGGACCGCGCGGTGGTGGAGCCGTTCGCGCTGTGGGCGCAGAGCGCGTCCTGGAGGGCGTGCGCGCTGGTCCGGGAGTCGCTGATGCACGAGGCGCTCGCCGGACTCCTCGCGCGGAGCGTGCGGGCCCGCGGCCTCCCGCGGTGCGGACCCGCGCCGCGGGCGATCCGCAGCGCCGTGGAGTACCTGGAGCAGAGGTCGGCGGAGAAGGTGGCGCTCGACGACCTCGCCCGCGCCGCCCGGCTGAGCAAGTACCACCTGGTGCGCGCCTTCAAGCGGGAGGTGGGGCTCACCCCCCACGCCTACCACATCCACCTTCGGGTCGCGCGCGCCATGCGGCTGCTCCGCGACGGGCGGAGCATCTCCGCCGCGGCCTTCGGCAGCGCGTTCGCCGCCCAGAGCCACCTCCACTCCCACTTCAGGCGCCTCCTGGGTGTCACCCCCGGGGAGTACCTCCGGGAGCAACATTCTTGA
- a CDS encoding SDR family oxidoreductase: protein MNDTVALITGGAGNLGRAVTRTFLENGARVAVPFYKTDQPDALDALRGEFGDRLFPIALDLTTERGAYAAVEQVLEWGGRLDTVAHLVGGWRGGMPLAETPIEVWDRMMDLNLKSAWLVARAAVPAMVRGGGGSLVFVSSRAARAGRTGHGAYAVAKAAVITLAEVLAEEHRADGIRVNAVLPGTVDTEDNRRAMPDADHSAWTAPEEIARVIHFLASDAAAAVSGAAVPVYGQS from the coding sequence ATGAACGACACCGTTGCTCTGATCACCGGCGGCGCCGGGAACCTGGGGCGGGCCGTGACCCGGACCTTCCTGGAGAACGGCGCGCGGGTCGCAGTCCCCTTCTACAAGACCGACCAACCCGACGCCCTCGACGCGCTGCGGGGCGAGTTCGGCGACCGGCTCTTCCCCATCGCGCTGGACCTGACCACCGAGCGGGGCGCGTACGCAGCGGTCGAGCAGGTCCTGGAGTGGGGCGGCCGGCTGGACACCGTGGCGCACCTGGTGGGCGGATGGCGCGGGGGGATGCCGCTGGCCGAGACCCCCATCGAGGTGTGGGACCGGATGATGGACCTCAACCTCAAGTCGGCCTGGCTGGTGGCGCGCGCGGCGGTCCCCGCGATGGTCCGCGGCGGGGGCGGGTCGCTGGTGTTCGTCTCCTCGCGCGCGGCGCGGGCGGGGCGCACCGGGCACGGCGCCTACGCCGTCGCCAAGGCCGCCGTCATCACCCTGGCGGAGGTGCTCGCCGAGGAGCACCGCGCCGACGGGATCCGCGTCAACGCGGTGCTCCCCGGCACCGTGGACACGGAGGACAACCGCCGCGCGATGCCCGACGCCGACCACTCGGCCTGGACCGCGCCCGAGGAGATCGCCCGGGTCATCCACTTCCTGGCCTCCGACGCGGCGGCCGCCGTCAGCGGCGCGGCCGTCCCCGTCTACGGGCAGAGCTGA
- the malQ gene encoding 4-alpha-glucanotransferase: MPEPLSSYPRSSGVLLHPTSLPGRGVGGVGEDACRFVDWLAQAGQRLWQILPLVPVNEGGSPYNGLSAMGGNPLLVSPEMLVRDGLLRDGDVGGEDLPADRVDFPRAMAWKDALLRRAWMAFRAGAALELRGDFDDFRARNLAWLEDYALFRALRAEHGGAAWCDWEEGVRLREPDALARAAHRLEGEVELHEFRQWIFDRQWKALRDHAHGRGVRIVGDIPIFVAYDSADVWAHPELFELDEQGRPTVVSGVPPDYFSATGQRWGNPLYRWDRMRRNGFRWWTERFRRTLEMVDVVRIDHFRGFESYWEIAADEETAIHGEWRAGPGTELFEAVRRELGELPLIAEDLGLITPEVEELRDELDLPGMRVLQFAFGEDDAENPHLPGNYPENSVAYTGTHDNDTTLGWLRGAGEEERTRISRLVAEGGEEPGWAMIRLVMASRAKFAVIPLQDLLGLGSEGRMNTPGTGEGNWAWRFREGALTPDLARRLRDLARATGRAR; the protein is encoded by the coding sequence ATGCCTGAGCCCCTCTCGTCGTACCCCCGCTCCTCGGGCGTCCTGCTGCACCCCACCTCGCTCCCGGGGCGGGGGGTCGGCGGCGTGGGGGAGGATGCCTGCCGCTTCGTGGACTGGCTCGCCCAGGCCGGGCAGCGGCTCTGGCAGATCCTCCCGCTCGTGCCGGTCAACGAGGGCGGGTCGCCGTACAACGGCCTCTCCGCCATGGGCGGGAACCCGCTCCTGGTGAGCCCGGAGATGCTGGTGCGCGACGGGCTGCTGCGGGACGGGGACGTCGGCGGGGAGGACCTCCCGGCGGACCGGGTGGACTTTCCCCGCGCCATGGCCTGGAAGGACGCGCTCCTGCGCCGCGCGTGGATGGCGTTCCGTGCCGGGGCCGCGCTGGAGCTGCGGGGCGACTTCGACGACTTCCGCGCCCGCAACCTCGCCTGGCTGGAGGACTACGCCCTGTTTCGCGCCCTCCGCGCCGAGCACGGCGGCGCCGCCTGGTGCGACTGGGAGGAGGGGGTCCGCCTCCGCGAGCCGGACGCGCTCGCCCGCGCCGCGCACCGGCTGGAGGGCGAGGTGGAGCTGCACGAGTTCCGGCAGTGGATCTTCGACCGGCAGTGGAAGGCGCTCCGCGACCACGCGCACGGGCGCGGCGTCCGCATCGTGGGCGACATCCCCATCTTCGTGGCGTACGACAGCGCCGACGTCTGGGCTCACCCCGAGCTCTTCGAGCTGGACGAGCAGGGGCGCCCCACCGTGGTCTCCGGGGTGCCGCCGGACTACTTCAGCGCCACCGGGCAGCGCTGGGGCAACCCGCTCTACCGGTGGGACCGGATGCGCCGGAACGGCTTCCGCTGGTGGACCGAGCGCTTCCGCCGCACCCTGGAGATGGTGGACGTGGTGCGAATCGACCACTTCCGCGGCTTCGAGTCGTACTGGGAGATCGCCGCCGACGAGGAGACCGCCATCCACGGCGAGTGGCGGGCGGGCCCGGGGACGGAGCTGTTCGAGGCCGTCCGCCGCGAGCTGGGCGAGCTGCCGCTGATCGCGGAGGACCTGGGGCTCATCACCCCCGAGGTGGAGGAGCTGCGCGACGAGCTGGACCTCCCCGGGATGCGCGTCCTGCAGTTCGCCTTCGGCGAGGACGACGCCGAGAACCCGCACCTCCCCGGCAACTACCCGGAGAACTCCGTCGCCTACACCGGGACGCACGACAACGACACCACCCTGGGGTGGCTCCGGGGGGCGGGGGAGGAGGAGCGCACCCGCATCAGCCGCCTCGTGGCAGAGGGCGGGGAGGAGCCCGGGTGGGCCATGATCCGCCTGGTGATGGCGTCGCGCGCGAAATTTGCCGTCATCCCGCTGCAGGACCTGCTCGGCCTGGGGAGCGAGGGGCGGATGAACACCCCCGGCACCGGCGAGGGGAACTGGGCGTGGCGCTTCCGCGAGGGCGCGCTCACCCCCGACCTCGCCCGCCGCCTGCGCGACCTGGCCCGCGCCACCGGGCGCGCGAGGTAG
- a CDS encoding CHRD domain-containing protein, producing MKRSRLWMLALAPLALTACGGGEADAEADREAVLKDTSAVTVSPVEGAAPADPGMAMGGENTVQLNPVGNSGVSGQAMLSDMNGQTQVRVTLTGAKGTHQGHIHQGTCDSPGPPVAPLEPVDATGGSSSTATVQVPMSTVMNGQHIIAYHEVGGNPGATIVCGSIPQHSM from the coding sequence ATGAAGAGATCCAGGCTGTGGATGCTCGCGCTGGCGCCGCTGGCGCTCACGGCGTGCGGAGGAGGCGAGGCGGACGCCGAGGCCGACCGCGAGGCCGTGCTCAAGGACACCTCCGCCGTGACCGTTTCGCCCGTGGAGGGCGCTGCCCCGGCGGACCCGGGGATGGCGATGGGCGGGGAAAACACGGTGCAGCTCAACCCCGTCGGCAACTCGGGGGTGAGCGGGCAGGCCATGCTCTCGGACATGAACGGCCAGACGCAGGTGAGGGTGACGCTGACCGGCGCCAAGGGGACGCACCAGGGGCACATCCACCAGGGCACCTGCGACTCTCCCGGCCCCCCAGTGGCGCCGCTGGAGCCGGTCGACGCCACGGGCGGATCGTCCTCCACCGCAACCGTGCAGGTCCCAATGTCGACGGTGATGAACGGGCAGCACATCATCGCCTACCACGAGGTGGGCGGGAACCCCGGAGCGACCATCGTCTGCGGCAGCATCCCGCAGCATTCGATGTAG
- a CDS encoding M23 family metallopeptidase, giving the protein MKLRTLLLGALMVSAAACTDQPAAVDDAGLPGAGRGTTYRDDVVGVSLDIPRNWAVNADPVLFDDSYGFVVWGEDRDLAGHGPHDREPVARVALVRGAAPDRMPGLVQAQIDNNRELGPQRSEVAVGGGLRGVAVTGLPGTQPYSVVYVASEGRVYEIGLWTEQPGLDARARTLLASLRFTRPVRTVQSLGLQTERESLHWEPKGEMALQSQAALAERREQAMKDVQAGLIRVGPHTLDPEPDHGHDGTAASAQTCHRLAPYGTDMQWQTQWDGTANFYGYKGWTRMSGNGGSWWGEGFHIWQCRTDYHNQYFANDWPLQFGANVYAHFSGYVKYAGWAKGGHYTLGRIVIVRTGKWSSLSAHLNGWGPGISNGVWVDAYWDVIGYAGNSDGGAGYNWAPHLHSRVTYGEFYDGYGMPYGGQAVKPRAFRCFACTDQDETTSDGRKWYTSFYRDRWMKY; this is encoded by the coding sequence ATGAAGCTCCGAACGCTGCTCCTCGGCGCGCTGATGGTCTCGGCCGCCGCCTGTACGGACCAGCCCGCGGCCGTGGACGACGCCGGGCTTCCCGGCGCGGGACGCGGGACCACGTACCGCGACGACGTGGTGGGGGTGTCGCTGGACATCCCCCGCAACTGGGCGGTGAACGCCGACCCCGTGCTCTTCGACGACAGCTACGGCTTCGTGGTCTGGGGCGAGGACCGCGACCTGGCGGGCCACGGGCCGCACGACCGGGAGCCGGTGGCCCGCGTGGCGCTCGTCCGCGGCGCCGCCCCGGACCGGATGCCGGGGCTGGTCCAGGCGCAGATCGACAACAACCGCGAGCTCGGCCCGCAGCGCTCCGAGGTGGCGGTGGGAGGCGGGCTCAGGGGCGTGGCCGTGACCGGGCTCCCCGGGACGCAGCCGTACTCGGTCGTCTACGTGGCCTCGGAGGGCCGCGTGTACGAGATCGGCCTGTGGACCGAGCAGCCGGGGCTGGATGCCCGCGCGCGGACGCTCCTTGCTTCGCTCCGCTTCACCCGGCCCGTCCGGACGGTGCAGTCGCTCGGCCTGCAGACCGAGCGCGAGTCGCTCCACTGGGAGCCCAAGGGCGAGATGGCGCTGCAGAGCCAGGCCGCACTGGCCGAGCGGAGGGAGCAGGCCATGAAGGACGTGCAGGCGGGGCTCATCCGCGTGGGGCCGCACACCCTGGATCCGGAGCCCGACCACGGCCACGACGGGACCGCCGCGTCCGCGCAGACGTGCCACCGGCTCGCGCCGTACGGCACCGACATGCAGTGGCAGACGCAGTGGGACGGCACCGCCAACTTCTACGGGTACAAGGGCTGGACCCGCATGAGCGGCAACGGCGGGAGCTGGTGGGGAGAGGGGTTCCACATCTGGCAGTGCAGGACGGACTACCACAACCAGTACTTCGCCAACGACTGGCCGCTGCAGTTCGGCGCAAACGTGTACGCGCACTTCTCCGGCTACGTGAAGTACGCCGGGTGGGCGAAGGGCGGCCACTACACCCTCGGGCGGATCGTGATCGTGAGGACCGGGAAGTGGAGCAGCCTGAGCGCGCACCTGAACGGGTGGGGCCCGGGGATCTCCAACGGCGTGTGGGTGGACGCGTACTGGGACGTGATCGGGTACGCCGGCAACTCGGACGGCGGCGCGGGCTACAACTGGGCCCCCCACCTGCACTCCCGCGTCACCTACGGCGAGTTCTACGACGGCTACGGCATGCCCTACGGCGGGCAGGCCGTCAAGCCCCGGGCGTTCCGCTGCTTCGCCTGCACGGACCAGGACGAGACCACCTCGGACGGGCGCAAGTGGTACACCTCGTTCTACCGGGACCGCTGGATGAAGTACTGA